A genome region from Salvia splendens isolate huo1 chromosome 19, SspV2, whole genome shotgun sequence includes the following:
- the LOC121778338 gene encoding uncharacterized protein LOC121778338 yields MRRCTDRSVDSNNQIVLSRIMLRFRPIAPKPAGEDAGSASADPAKRDLAGRRVKRKYVRIRKRRCKSKVSEGGNPPSPPERSAVDDAPPPQKRAVTLQLLGDGSGSEREMKWRDLDDGAVTAGIGRRMADLSSYGGGSVIATWIVVEGVTVTEKFTELATVGLGFSDEERIHNLEKDTCPGFISDHTNNVIWTNAAYKRMVAADEDGSAEAEKGVLVWLVVKEDLPHFCPSFACRVRVTQQNGQGQKWNKIVPCDVWRMEFAGFAWKLDVNTALSLGF; encoded by the coding sequence ATGCGGCGTTGCACGGATAGATCCGTTGATAGTAATAATCAGATTGTTTTGAGCCGGATAATGCTCCGATTCCGGCCGATCGCGCCGAAGCCGGCCGGTGAGGACGCCGGATCCGCCTCGGCGGATCCGGCGAAGCGAGATCTCGCCGGTAGGAGAGTGAAACGGAAGTACGTCAGGATTCGTAAGAGGAGATGTAAGAGTAAGGTTTCGGAGGGAGGAAATCCGCCGTCGCCGCCTGAGAGATCCGCCGTCGACGACGCTCCGCCGCCGCAGAAGCGAGCGGTCACTCTCCAGCTCCTCGGCGATGGATCTGGCTCTGAGAGGGAGATGAAGTGGAGAGATCTGGATGACGGAGCGGTTACGGCGGGGATAGGGCGGAGGATGGCGGATCTGAGCAGTTACGGAGGCGGATCTGTGATAGCGACGTGGATCGTGGTGGAAGGCGTGACGGTGACGGAGAAGTTCACGGAGTTAGCGACGGTAGGGTTAGGATTTTCGGATGAGGAGAGGATTCACAATCTGGAGAAGGACACGTGTCCTGGATTCATATCGGATCACACGAACAACGTGATCTGGACGAACGCCGCTTATAAGAGAATGGTAGCGGCGGACGAAGACGGCTCCGCGGAGGCGGAGAAGGGGGTTTTGGTGTGGCTGGTGGTGAAGGAGGATTTGCCTCATTTTTGCCCCTCGTTTGCATGCAGAGTTAGAGTCACTCAACAGAACGGCCAGGGGCAAAAGTGGAATAAAATTGTGCCGTGCGATGTTTGGAGAATGGAATTTGCCGGATTTGCATGGAAATTGGACGTCAATACCGCCCTCAGTTTAGGCTTCTGA